From a single Solanum dulcamara chromosome 4, daSolDulc1.2, whole genome shotgun sequence genomic region:
- the LOC129886227 gene encoding E3 ubiquitin-protein ligase ATL6-like, whose protein sequence is MGIFIKQEPPVLRYVLFVFLFSCPSLTPKAVAQQATTGNEFQYARLNPPLAIIIIVLIAALFFMAAFSIYIRHCTQSSAMSGSVRRALSLRRRAAAARGLDPSIIETFPTFTYAEVKDHQIGKGALECAVCLNEFEDDETLRLIPKCDHVFHPVCIDAWLQSHDTCPVCRANLNPQPDEPPIQVPQLIRDEPGTEQQQQNDEVSIRIASDEEQRQQEDEGSVRPTVKRNLSFNVTNRVPKQEEGGSVKSGVKRNLSFNVPIQPPRSISMRPRIFSKFRSHSTGHSLVLPGENLDRYTLRLPEGVRKAVMNRAKSFGGTLPRDTSSRKGYRTVTGDGSNRGSRSNKRVEWSEPEAKSDRWIFSMAPPFFSRGSSIKSPRVGAEAGEGSTSGSMKTAVKLPSFKCLEPKGDEASLMSADSARPPV, encoded by the coding sequence ATGGGTATTTTTATAAAGCAAGAACCCCCTGTTCTTCGTTATGTTCTCTTTGTGTTCCTCTTTTCATGTCCTTCTTTGACTCCCAAAGCAGTGGCACAGCAAGCAACTACTGGAAATGAGTTTCAATATGCAAGGCTCAATCCCCCTTTAGCAATTATCATAATTGTTCTAATTGCTGCGCTTTTTTTCATGGCAGCCTTTTCTATTTACATCCGACACTGCACTCAGTCCTCTGCCATGAGCGGCAGCGTCCGACGAGCGCTATCCTTGCGCCGCCGTGCTGCGGCGGCGCGTGGACTTGACCCATCGATTATTGAGACTTTTCCGACTTTTACTTATGCTGAAGTGAAGGATCATCAAATTGGTAAAGGAGCTTTGGAGTGTGCTGTTTGCTTGAACGAATTTGAAGATGATGAAACGCTGCGTTTAATTCCAAAGTGTGATCACGTTTTTCATCCTGTGTGTATTGATGCTTGGTTGCAATCACATGATACTTGTCCTGTTTGCCGCGCTAATCTCAACCCTCAACCCGATGAACCGCCGATTCAAGTTCCTCAGTTGATCCGAGATGAACCGGGGACTGAGCAGCAACAGCAAAACGATGAAGTTTCGATACGCATAGCGAGTGACGAAGAACAAAGACAACAAGAGGACGAAGGTTCTGTTAGACCTACCGTGAAGAGGAATTTGAGCTTCAACGTGACGAACCGGGTTCCCAAGCAAGAAGAAGGCGGTTCAGTTAAATCGGGAGTTAAGAGAAATTTGAGTTTCAACGTGCCGATTCAACCACCAAGATCAATTTCCATGAGGCCAAGGATATTCAGCAAGTTTAGATCACACTCGACCGGACACTCACTAGTACTACCAGGTGAGAATTTAGACCGGTACACTCTCAGATTACCGGAGGGAGTTCGGAAAGCGGTAATGAACCGGGCTAAAAGCTTTGGAGGTACTTTACCAAGAGACACAAGCTCTAGAAAAGGATACAGAACCGTTACCGGAGATGGAAGCAACAGGGGTTCTAGATCTAACAAAAGGGTGGAGTGGTCTGAACCGGAAGCTAAATCGGACCGGTGGATTTTCAGCATGGCGCCACCATTCTTTTCAAGAGGCTCATCGATAAAGTCACCAAGAGTTGGAGCTGAAGCCGGCGAGGGTTCCACTTCAGGAAGTATGAAAACCGCCGTCAAATTGCCGTCATTCAAATGCTTGGAACCAAAAGGCGATGAAGCCTCTTTGATGTCAGCTGACTCGGCTCGACCGCCGGTTTAG